GGCGGAAAGCGCGCCGACGGAGGAGATGCGCGAGGTGGCCGCGCCCACGATCCAGCCGGCCGCCGCCGCGACGAAGACACCCCAGCCGAGGCCCAGGAAGACGCCGAGGGCGGTCGCCACCCCCTTGCCGCCCTTGCCGCCCAGCCAGGGCGGATGGCAATGGCCCAGCACCGCGGCCAGCGCCGCCATCGGCGCATTCGCCGCGCCGAACAGCCAGGTGACCAGCACCACCGCCAGCACACCCTTGCCGAAATCCAGCAGCAACGTCCCCGCCGCCAGCCATTTCTTGCCGGTGCGCAGGACGTTGGTGGCGCCGATATTGCCCGAGCCGATGCTGCGGATGTCGCCAAGTCCGGCCGCGCGCGTCAGCAGCAGGCCGAAGGGGATGGAGCCGAGCAGGCCGGCCAGCAGCGCGGCGAGGCCGGTGGATAGGATGTCGTCCATCAGCCGAAGACCCTGCGCCCCGCCTTGAAGGTGGCCATGACCTTGCCCTCCAGCGCGCGGCCGTCGAAGGGCGAGTTCTGCGCCTTGCCCGGCAATTGCCCCGCCTTCACCTGCCAGGCGCGGTCGGGCCAGAAAAGGCAGAGATCCGCCGGCGCGCCCATGGCGAGGCGCCCGCAATCCAGGCCCAGCAGCGCGGCCGGGCGATGCGTCATCAGGCCGAGGGCCGTCAGCAGGGGCAGGTTGCCGCCATGCACCTGCGCCAGCGTCACCCCCAGCAGGGTCGCGAGGCCGACGCCGCCCGCCTCGGCCTGGGCGAAGGGCAGGCGCTTGTCATCCGCGTCGCGCGGCTGGTGGTCGGAGGCGATGGCGTCGATCGTGCCATCGGCCAGCGCGGCCAGCACGGCGAGGCGGTCTTCCTCGCGCCGCAGCGGCGGGCTGAGCTTGGCGTAGGAGCGGAAATCGCCGATCGCCGTCTCGTTCAGGTCGAAATAGGGCGGCGCGGTATCGCAGGTGACGTGCAGCCCCTCGGCCTTGGCCGCGCGGATCAGGTCGAGCGCCGCACCGGTGCTGACATGGCCGAAATGCACATGGCCGGAGGTGAGGCGCGCGAGGGCGATGTCGCGCGCCACCATGATCGCCTCCGCTGCCGCGGGGATGCCGGGCAGGCCGAGGCGCGTGGCGAGTTCGCCCTCGGTGGCCGAGCCGGTGCCGGCGAGCGAGGGGTCTTCCGGGTGCTGCACCACCATGGCGCCGAAGGCCCGCGCATAGGAAAGGGCGAGGCGCATCATCCGCGCCGAGCCGATCGCCTTGGCGCCGTCACTGAAGCCGGCCGCCCCCGCCTCCCGCAGCAGGCCGTATTCGGAGAGCTCCTTGCCGGCGCAATGCTTGGTCGCCGCGCCATAGGGCAGCAGGGTCAGGCTGCCGGTCGTCTCGCCACGGCGGATGATGAATTCGATCAGCGCGGGGTCATCCAGCGCGGGCTCGGTGTCGGGCAGCAGGGCGAGGGTGGTGATGCCGCCCGCCGCCGCCGCCTGGGCCGCACTCGCGATGGTCTCGCGGTGCTCCGCGCCCGGCTCGCCGATGCTGGCGCGCATGTCCACGAGGCCGGGGCAGAGGCAGGCGCCGCCCGCATCCAGCACCGGCACGCCCTCCGCCGGCGCGCCGGTCAGGCTCGCGATGCGGCCGTTCTCGATGAGGAGCGTGCCAGGGGCGTCGAGGCCGCTCGCTGGATCGAGCAGGCGGGCATTGGTGATGAGGAGATGTGCCATCGCCCCCGTTATAGCCGGGGCCGCGCGCCGCGCCACGGGGCGCCTCAGCCGAGCGCCTTTTCCATGAAGACGCGACGATGCCCGTGCTGCTCGCCCCGGTGCGTCTCCCGATAGCCGAGGTGCCTGTAGAGGGTGATGTTCTCCACCATCTTCTCGTTGGTGTAGAGCCAGATGCGCGTGTGGCCGCGGCGCCGCGCCTCCTCCTCGGCGAAGGCCATGAGGCGGCGGCCCTGGCCTGTTCCCCGCGCCTCGGCGGCGACGGCGATATTGTCGATCAGCATCCCCTCGGCGGTATCCTCCAGCACCAGGGCGCCGATGGAGGCGCCAGCTTCCTCCAGCACCCAAGCCTGCCCAGCGGCGATGCGCGCCGCGTAATCGTCGGTCATCGGCGCCGGCTCGCGGCCCAGGCGGGGGACATAATGGGCATAGGCGGCGCGCACGAGGGCGCGCAGGGTCTCGGCCTCATGGGGGCGGGCGGGGCGGAGGTGGATCGAGGCCATCTCTGGAAAGGTAGGGCATGGCGCCGCGTGGCGGAATCGCCGAAGTGCCGCATCCTCCCGCCCGCCAAGGCCCGATGTCGCAGGGGGAAAGTGGCGCCAGCGCTGCCGCCATCGGGGCTGCGCATGACAAATTGTTTACCATCATCGGCTAGCTGCATGCGCGATCAAAAGAGGATCCGGAACCTTGCCGACCGAGCGCGCTTCATTCCCCGCTTCGCGACCCGATGACGGACCCATGCGGCAGGCCGCCCCGGAACGCGTCCTGCACCTCGTGGAGCGGGCCGCCGATGTCGCGGGCGCCAAGGTGAAGGCCATCCAGGCCATCACGCGGCAGACCCGCGTGCTCGCCCTCAATGCCACGATCGAGGCGGCGCGGGCCGGCGAAATGGGGCGTGGCTTCAGCGTCGTCGCAGGCGAGGTGAAGACCGTCTCGAGCGAGGTGACGCGTCTGGCGACCGAGATGGAGACAGAACTCTCCGGGGCCTTCGACGAATTGCGCGAGGTTGGGCGCAGCATGCTGCGTGACGTCCGTGGGCAGCGCCTGGTGAACCTCGCGCTCAACGCGATCGAGATCATGGACCGCAACCTGTATGAGCGCACCTGCGACGTCCGCTGGTGGGCCACCGATTCCGCCGTGGTCGAGGCGCTGGCCGACCCGTCGGCCCCGCGTTGCGCCCATGCCGCGAAGCGGCTTGGTGTCATCCTCTCCGCCTATACCGTCTATCTCGACCTTTGGCTGGCGGATGCGACGGGCCGGGTCATCGCCAATGGCCGGCCGGACCGCTACCCCGGCGTGCGGGGCATGAGCGTGGCCGGCGAGGCCTGGTTCCGCGATGCCCTTGCCTCGCACAGCGGGGATGATTTCGCCGTCGCCGACATCACGCCCTGCGCCGCGCTCGGCCAGGCGCCGGTTGCCACCTATGCCGCCGCGGTGCGGGAAGGCGGCGAGGCCCAGGGCCGCGTGCTCGGCGTGCTTGGCATCCATTTCGACTGGGGCCCGCAGGCGGATGCGGTGATGCGGGGCGTGCGCCTCCTGCCGGAGGAGGTCGCGACGACGCGTGCGCTGATCCTCGATGCGGGCGGCCGCGTTCTCGCCGCTTCCGATGGCGTGGGCGTGCTGGAGGAAGTCATCGCGCTGCCGCCCGGCGCCGGCGAGTCGGGTTTCTTCGAAGCGGATGGCCGAGCGATCGCCCATCATGTCACCCCGGGCTACGAGACCTATCGCGGCTTGGGCTGGCGGGGGGCGCTGGTCCAGCGCCTGGGTGGCGCCGGCTGAGCCTCAGGTGTTGCGCCGCAGATCGCGCGAGAGCACGTCCAGCACCGCCATGCGGACGGCCACACCCATCTCCACCTGCTCGCCGATCACGCTGCGCTCGGGGTCGTCGGCGATGGCGCTGTCGATCTCGATGCCACGGTTCATGGGGCCCGGATGCATCACGATGGAATCCGGCTTGGCGTGGGCGAGCTTGGCGGCGTCCAGCCCGTAGAAGCGGAAGAATTCGCGTGGGGAGGGGACGAGGCCGGCATTCATCCGCTCCTTCTGCAGGCGCAGCATCATGACCACGTCGGCCCCCTCCAGGCCCGAGCGCATATCGTGATGCACCTCGACGCCGAGGCGCGCGCATTCCGAGGGGATCAGCGTCGGCGGGCCCACCACGCGCAGCCGGGCGCCCATGGCCGAGAGCAGATGGATGTTGCTGCGTGCCACGCGCGAATGCAGCACATCGCCGCAGATGGCGACGATGAGGCCCTCCAGCCGGCCCTTGCGGCGGCGGATGGTCAGCGCGTCCAGCAGCGCCTGGGTCGGGTGCTCATGCGTGCCGTCGCCGGCATTGATCACGGCCGCATCCACCTTCTGCGCCAGCAGGGCCGGCGCGCCCGACTGGGCGTGGCGGATCACCAGCAGGTCCGTGTGCATGGCGTTCAGCGTGGCCGCGGTGTCGAGCAGAGTCTCGCCCTTGTTCACGCTGCTGGTGGAGACCGACATGTTCACGATGTCCGCACCCAGGCGCTTGCCGGCCAGCTCGAAGCTGGTGCGGGTTCGGGTGCTGTCCTCGAAGAAGAGGTTGATCAGCGTGCGGCCCTTCAGCAGGTCCCGCTGGGTCTTTCCCTGGCGGTTCAGCAGGGCGTAGCTCTCGGCCAGGTCGAGCAGGGCGGAGATATGCGGCGGCTCCAGCCCCTCGATGGCCAGGAGGTGCCCCGTGGGCAGGATGGGGTAGGAGAAACCGCTCATGGGCGATTCATGTAGCCCGGGGCGCGGTGGCATCCAAGGCGGCCTGGAGCATGTAGGCCGCCGCCGCCGAATCCACGGCGGCCGCACGGCGCTTGCGCGTCATGTCCGCCTCCTCGATCAGCATGCGGTTCACCGCGGCGCTGGAGAGGCGCTCATCCCACATGGCGCAGGGCAGGCCGGCCGCCTCGCTCAGCGCCAGCGCCCAGTCGCCCGCCGCCTGGGCTGCCGGGCCGCGCGTGCCATCCATGGAGAGAGGCAGCCCCACCACCAGCCCGCCCACCCCCTGCTTTTCGGCGATGGCGCGGATCTCGGCCGCGTTCGCCGCCAGTTTGCCGCGCTTCAGACTGCCATAGGGGCTGGCCAGCAGCAGCGTCACGTCGCTCAGCGCGAGCCCGATGACCTTGGCCCCGGGGTCCAGCCCGAGCAGGCGCGCGTGGCGGGGCAGGAGGGCACGGAGATCGGCCATGTTGATGAGAGGCATGCGCGGCCTTATGGTCCGCCCCCTTCACGAACGGAAGAGTGGTTTCCCATGTCGCTTGATGCCGCGACGGTGCGTCGCGTCGCCAATCTGGCCCGGTTGCGCCTGGATGATGCCGAGGTTCCCAAGCTCCAGGCCGAGATCAACGGCATCCTGGGCTGGATCGAGCAATTGCAGGCGGTGGACACCGATGGGGTCGAACCCATGGCCGGTGGCTCGCCCAGCCCGGTGGCACTCCCCTGGCGGGCGGATGCCGTGACCGATGGCGGCCAGGCCGACGCCGTGCTGCGCAACGCGCCCGACCGCGAGGGCGAATATTTCGGCGTGCCGAAGGTGGTGGAATGATGCGCGCGACCGACCTGACCCTCGCCGAGGGCCTCAAGGCGCTGGAGAAGCGCGAGATCAGCGCCGTCGAGCTGACCGACGCCTTCCTCTCCGGCATCGAGCGGCTGAATCCGCGCCTCAATGCCTATATCACCGTGACGGCCGAGCAGGCTCGCGCATCCGCCGCCGCCTCCGATGCGCGGCGCGCCAAGGGCGAGGCCGGGCCGCTGGAGGGCATTCCCCTCGGCATCAAGGACCTGTTCTGCACCGAGGGCGTGCGGACCACGGCGGCCTCGAAGATCCTGGGCGAGTTCACGCCCCCCTATGAGAGCACGGTCAGCGCCAATCTGAAGCGCGATGGCGCGGTGTTCCTCGGCAAGCTGAACCTGGATGAGTTCGCCATGGGCTCGTCCAACACCACCTCCGCCTTCGGGCCGGTGGAGAACCCCTGGTCCCGCGCCAATGACCCGACGAAGCGGCTGGTGCCCGGCGGCTCCTCGGGCGGTTCGGCCGCCGCGGTCGCCGCGCGCCTCGCCATGGGTGCGACGGCGACAGACACCGGCGGCTCGATCCGCCAGCCGGCCGCCTTCTGCGGCATCGCCGGCATCAAGCCGACCTATGGGCGCTGTTCGCGCTGGGGCATCGTGGCCTTCGCCTCCTCGCTCGACCAGGCCGGGCCGGTGGCGCGCTCGGTCGAGGATTGTGCGATCCTGCTGCGCTCCATGTCGGGCCATGACCCGAAGGACAGCACCAGCGCCAACCTGCCCGTGCCGGATTTCGCGGCCGCTTGCGGGCGTTCGGTAAAGGGCCTGCGGATCGGCGTGCCGGCGGAATACACGCTGCCCGGCCTCGCGCCCGAGATCGAGGCGCTGTGGCAGCAGGGCCTGGACTGGCTGAAGCAGCAGGGTGCTGAGATCGTCCCCATCAGCCTGCCGCACACCAAATACGCGCTGCCCACCTATTACGTGGTGGCACCCGCCGAGGCCTCTTCCAACCTCGCCCGTTATGACGGCGTGCGCTACGGCCTGCGCGTGACGGAGCGGGATTCCGACCTGCGCGACCTCTATGAGCGCACCCGCGCCGCCGGCTTCGGCGCCGAGGTGAAGCGCCGCATCATGATCGGCACCTACGTGCTGAGCGCCGGCTATTACGACGCCTACTACCTGAAGGCGCAGAAGGTCCGCGCGCTGATCGCCCGCGACTTCACCGAGGCCTGGGCGAAGGTGGACGCGATCGTGACGCCGGCCACGCCCTCCTCCGCCTTCGCCATGGATGAGAAGCAGGATGATCCTGTGACCATGTATCTGAACGACGTCTTCACCGTGACCGCCAACCTCGCGGGGCTTCCGGGCCTTGCGGTGCCGGCCGGGCTGGACGGGCAGGGGCTGCCGCTCGGCCTGCAGGTGATCGGCCGGCCCTTCGATGAGGAAACCGTGTTCGCGGTGGGCGCCGCCCTGGAGCGCGCGGCCGACTTCACCGCCAAGCCGCAGGTGATGGCATGAGCTACACTCTCAAGGGTGAGACCGGGGATTGGGAGGTCGTCTGCGGCCTCGAGATCCATGCGCAGGTGCTCTCCAGGTCCAAGCTGTTCTCGGGTGCCGCGACCGCCTTCGGCGCCGAGCCCAACAGCCAGGTGAGCTTCGTGGATGCGGGCTTCCCCGGCATGCTGCCCGTCATCAATGAGGAGTGCATCGCACAGGCGGTGCGCACCGGGCTCGGGCTGAACGCGAAGATCAACCTCTGGTCCCGCTTCGACCGGAAGAACTACTTCTACGCCGACCTGCCGCAGGGCTATCAGATCAGCCAATACGCGCACCCCATCGTGGGCGAGGGCGTGGTGGAGATCACGCTGGGCGATGGCAGCGTGAAGCAGATCGGCATCACGCGCCTGCACCTCGAGCAGGATGCCGGCAAGTCGCAGCATGACCAGCACCCGTCCAAGTCCTTCATCGACCTGAACCGCAGCGGCGTCGCGCTGATGGAGATCGTGAGCGAGCCGGATATCCGCAGCCCGGAGGAAGCCGGCGCCTACCTCGCCAAGATCCGCCAGATCACGCGCTACCTCGGCACCTGCGACGGCAACATGGACGAGGGCTCGATGCGGGCGGACGTGAATGTCTCCGTCCGCAAGCCGGGCGAGGCCTTCCGCACGCGCTGCGAGGTGAAGAACGTCAACTCCGTGCGCTTCGTCATGCAGGCCGTGGAGGCCGAGGCGCGTCGGCAGATCGAAATCTGGGAATCGGGCGGCACGGTCGAGCAGGAAACGCGCCTGTTCGACACGGCGCGGGGCGTCACGCGCTCCATGCGCAGCAAGGAAGACGCGCATGACTACCGCTACTTCCCCGACCCCGACCTCCCGCCGCTCGTCTTCACGCAGGATTGGGTGGAGCAGCTGAAGGCGACGCTGCCCGAGCTGCCGGATGCGCGGCGCGCCCGCTACGTCGCGCTCGGCCTCTCGCCCTATGACGCGCATGTGCTGACCATCGAGCGCGAGACCGCCACCTTCTTCGAGGCGGTGCTGGGCCCGGAGGGGGGCGCCAGGCGCGATGCCAAGACCGTGGCCAATTGGTTGACGGGCGATTTCTTCGGCCATCTCAACAAGCGTGGCCTCGGCATCGAGGAGAGCCCGGTGCCGGCCGCTGCCCTGGCCGAATTGCTCGACCTGATCGCCAACAAGACCATCAATGGCAAGATCGCCAAGGATGTGCTGGAGATCATGTTCGACGAGGGCAAGGGTGCCGCTGCCATCGTGGATGAGCGTGGCCTGCGCCAGGTGGTTGACACGGGCGCGATCGAGGCCGCGGTGGACGCGGTGTTGGCGAACAATGCGGGCCAGGTCGCGCAATATCGCGGCGGCAAGGCCGGCCTCTTCGGCTTCTTCGTCGGCCAGACGATGAAGGCCATGGGCGGCAAGGGTAACCCCGCCCTGGTGAACGAGGTGCTGAAGGCGAAGCTCGGCGAACCGGGCGGGTAAGGCGGCCGTGCGCCGGGTTGCCATCTTCGGCAATGCGGGCGGCGGCAAGTCCACCCTGGCGCGGCGCCTCGCCGCCACGACCGGCCTGCCGTTGCACGCGGTGGACCGGATGCGCTTCCGGGACGGCGGCGGGCCGGTCCCGGAGGCGGAATACCTGTCCCGCCACGCCGAATTGCTGCGGGGCGAGGCCTGGATCATCGAGGGCTTCGGCAGCGTGGAGACGGCCTTCGCGCGTTTCGACAGCGCCGACACCCTGATCCATGTGGACCTACCGCTGATCCTTCACCGCTGGTGGGTGACCAAGCGGCTGATCAAGGGCCTCTTCGTCCAGCCGGAGGGCTGGCCGGCCCGCAGCCCGATCTGGCGCAGCAGCCTGAGCAGCTACCGCGTGATCGGCCCCTGCGACCGGCACCTCACGCCGCGCTACCGCCGCGTGATCCAGGAGATGGCCGGCACGAAGCGCGTGCACAGCCTGACGTCACCGGCCGCGATCCGGCGTTTCATCGATGCGGTGGCGCAAGAGCACCGGCGGGTGTGAGGCGAGGGGTGGCGCCTCAGTTGGCGGCGCCGTCCTCTTCCTCGTCTTCCTCGTCCTCTTCCTCGATGTCGTCGAGGTCGAGCACCTCGGCGTCACGCACCACGGCGAGGCAGGCCGCGAAGGTCTCCAGGAACCATTCGCGATCCCCGTCCTGGTCCTTGCCCTCGGCGGTGGAAATCATCCTGAGCAGGGCGAGGGCCACGGCGGCGTCACTGTCGCCCTCGATTTCGATCTTCACATCCGACATGCGGCAGCCCTCCGGTTTGGTGCGCGAAGGGTAACGCCGTGGGCCGGCCCGCGTTACCGCGGCCCGATGACAATTCAGCGCGCCAGCCGGTCGATGACGCGGTTGTTGGCGCGACGTGTCATCCCCGGGATCAGCAGCGCATCCACCACCCACCAGAGGATGATGAGGCCGAGGCCGAGATAGCCGATGAACACCAGCGTCAGGAGCAGCGAGACGCCGAACAGCGCCAGCATCAGGAAGCCGCTGATCCAGCGGCCGAGATACATGCGGTGCACGCCGCCATAGCCCAGGAAGAACCAGATCAGGTAGGCCAGCAGCACCGAGCGGCTCTCGGCCTGGTAGCGCAGCTGGGCCAGTGTGTCGGCGGAGGGGCGGGACGTCATGCGGGGGTCCTGTGCTGGGGGATGCCTCTGGGGCGGCGAAGTGGCATTCTCGTTCTCTCCCCTGTTGGAAAAAAGGCACGCTGATGACGATCGAACTGCACACCTGGAATACCCCCAACGGCCGCAAGATCAGCGTGGCGCTGGAGGAGATGGGGCTGCCCTATACGGTGGTGCCGGTGGACATCAGCAACAAGAAGCAGTTCGAGCCGAGCTTCCTGGAATTCTCGCCCAACAACCGCATCCCCGCCATCAAGGACCCGAACGGGCCGGACGGGAAGCCCATCACGGTCTTCGAGAGCGGCGCCATCCTCTACTACCTGGCGGAGAAGACCGGCCGCTTCATGCCGAGGGATCTGCGGGCGCGCGTGCCCGTGATGGAATGGCTGATGTGGCAGATGGGCGGCTTCGGCCCCATGCCGGGCCAGGTGCACCACTTCCTGATGCAGCCCGAGGGACCGGCGCGCGACTACGGCTTCACCCGCTACCATACCGAGACCAAGCGCCTCTATGGCGTGCTGGACCGTCGCCTGACCGGCCGCGACTTCGTGGCGACGGCGGGCGAGCCCAGCATCGCCGACTTCGCCATCCTGGGCTGGGCCTGGCGGCATGAACGGCACCAGGTTCCCTTCGACGACCTGCCGAATGTGGCCGCCTGGTATGCGCGCATGATGGCGCGCCCCGCGACGGCCCGCGGCTTCGAGGTGGCGCTGAGCTGAGAGCGTTTGACGGGGCGGGGCTGGGCCTGTATCACCAGCCCCGCATACGCCGTGTAAACTTCAAGCTCATCTGAGTACCCTTGCGGAGGGGTGGCCGAGTGGCCGAAGGCGGCGGTTTGCTAAACCGTTAGAGGGAGATAATCCCTCTCGTGGGTTCGAATCCCATCCCCTCCGCCACCCCTCTCTTGGGGTCTTTTTCCTCAATTAAATCAAAGCGATGTGGCGTTCGTGAGTTTGGTAATCCCCCTCACGTTCCCCCTCACGGTTTCCCCCGCACGACCACATTCCATCCTAGCCCTTCAAGGCAGCCTGCCTGTGGGTGCGGCCAAGCACGTTGGTGCTTAAGGACCTTGGTTGAGACGCAGGTGCTCGGCGAACAATGTCGCCGGGTCAAGATGTAGTTCGTCCTTCTTCAACCCATCGCCTTTGCGGAAGCGAAAAGGCCCTTGCTGAGCCCTAGGAAGCCCCCGCCCCTCGCAAGGATAACTGCCACATCGGCGCAGACATTGCGCCCTAGGCTTGGTGCCGGATGGCTCCCGAGTGAGAGAACAGAGCGGAGGATGCGCTGGGACTTCTCTTGCTGCACCGTTGGTGGGTTAGTCCGTCTCCATTCGTCATAGTGGCGGAAGTTGTTGGCTGCCGCCTCCACCACGGCTGTGAACGAATGATCAGCGAACAGCGGTCCGGCCCCCTCCCAGTCGGCCTTGCTTCCCT
This region of Sediminicoccus rosea genomic DNA includes:
- the gatB gene encoding Asp-tRNA(Asn)/Glu-tRNA(Gln) amidotransferase subunit GatB, which codes for MSYTLKGETGDWEVVCGLEIHAQVLSRSKLFSGAATAFGAEPNSQVSFVDAGFPGMLPVINEECIAQAVRTGLGLNAKINLWSRFDRKNYFYADLPQGYQISQYAHPIVGEGVVEITLGDGSVKQIGITRLHLEQDAGKSQHDQHPSKSFIDLNRSGVALMEIVSEPDIRSPEEAGAYLAKIRQITRYLGTCDGNMDEGSMRADVNVSVRKPGEAFRTRCEVKNVNSVRFVMQAVEAEARRQIEIWESGGTVEQETRLFDTARGVTRSMRSKEDAHDYRYFPDPDLPPLVFTQDWVEQLKATLPELPDARRARYVALGLSPYDAHVLTIERETATFFEAVLGPEGGARRDAKTVANWLTGDFFGHLNKRGLGIEESPVPAAALAELLDLIANKTINGKIAKDVLEIMFDEGKGAAAIVDERGLRQVVDTGAIEAAVDAVLANNAGQVAQYRGGKAGLFGFFVGQTMKAMGGKGNPALVNEVLKAKLGEPGG
- a CDS encoding HAMP domain-containing protein is translated as MRQAAPERVLHLVERAADVAGAKVKAIQAITRQTRVLALNATIEAARAGEMGRGFSVVAGEVKTVSSEVTRLATEMETELSGAFDELREVGRSMLRDVRGQRLVNLALNAIEIMDRNLYERTCDVRWWATDSAVVEALADPSAPRCAHAAKRLGVILSAYTVYLDLWLADATGRVIANGRPDRYPGVRGMSVAGEAWFRDALASHSGDDFAVADITPCAALGQAPVATYAAAVREGGEAQGRVLGVLGIHFDWGPQADAVMRGVRLLPEEVATTRALILDAGGRVLAASDGVGVLEEVIALPPGAGESGFFEADGRAIAHHVTPGYETYRGLGWRGALVQRLGGAG
- the gatA gene encoding Asp-tRNA(Asn)/Glu-tRNA(Gln) amidotransferase subunit GatA → MRATDLTLAEGLKALEKREISAVELTDAFLSGIERLNPRLNAYITVTAEQARASAAASDARRAKGEAGPLEGIPLGIKDLFCTEGVRTTAASKILGEFTPPYESTVSANLKRDGAVFLGKLNLDEFAMGSSNTTSAFGPVENPWSRANDPTKRLVPGGSSGGSAAAVAARLAMGATATDTGGSIRQPAAFCGIAGIKPTYGRCSRWGIVAFASSLDQAGPVARSVEDCAILLRSMSGHDPKDSTSANLPVPDFAAACGRSVKGLRIGVPAEYTLPGLAPEIEALWQQGLDWLKQQGAEIVPISLPHTKYALPTYYVVAPAEASSNLARYDGVRYGLRVTERDSDLRDLYERTRAAGFGAEVKRRIMIGTYVLSAGYYDAYYLKAQKVRALIARDFTEAWAKVDAIVTPATPSSAFAMDEKQDDPVTMYLNDVFTVTANLAGLPGLAVPAGLDGQGLPLGLQVIGRPFDEETVFAVGAALERAADFTAKPQVMA
- a CDS encoding P-loop NTPase family protein — encoded protein: MRRVAIFGNAGGGKSTLARRLAATTGLPLHAVDRMRFRDGGGPVPEAEYLSRHAELLRGEAWIIEGFGSVETAFARFDSADTLIHVDLPLILHRWWVTKRLIKGLFVQPEGWPARSPIWRSSLSSYRVIGPCDRHLTPRYRRVIQEMAGTKRVHSLTSPAAIRRFIDAVAQEHRRV
- the ruvX gene encoding Holliday junction resolvase RuvX produces the protein MPLINMADLRALLPRHARLLGLDPGAKVIGLALSDVTLLLASPYGSLKRGKLAANAAEIRAIAEKQGVGGLVVGLPLSMDGTRGPAAQAAGDWALALSEAAGLPCAMWDERLSSAAVNRMLIEEADMTRKRRAAAVDSAAAAYMLQAALDATAPRAT
- a CDS encoding GNAT family N-acetyltransferase — protein: MASIHLRPARPHEAETLRALVRAAYAHYVPRLGREPAPMTDDYAARIAAGQAWVLEEAGASIGALVLEDTAEGMLIDNIAVAAEARGTGQGRRLMAFAEEEARRRGHTRIWLYTNEKMVENITLYRHLGYRETHRGEQHGHRRVFMEKALG
- a CDS encoding TM2 domain-containing protein, with protein sequence MTSRPSADTLAQLRYQAESRSVLLAYLIWFFLGYGGVHRMYLGRWISGFLMLALFGVSLLLTLVFIGYLGLGLIILWWVVDALLIPGMTRRANNRVIDRLAR
- a CDS encoding aspartate carbamoyltransferase catalytic subunit encodes the protein MSGFSYPILPTGHLLAIEGLEPPHISALLDLAESYALLNRQGKTQRDLLKGRTLINLFFEDSTRTRTSFELAGKRLGADIVNMSVSTSSVNKGETLLDTAATLNAMHTDLLVIRHAQSGAPALLAQKVDAAVINAGDGTHEHPTQALLDALTIRRRKGRLEGLIVAICGDVLHSRVARSNIHLLSAMGARLRVVGPPTLIPSECARLGVEVHHDMRSGLEGADVVMMLRLQKERMNAGLVPSPREFFRFYGLDAAKLAHAKPDSIVMHPGPMNRGIEIDSAIADDPERSVIGEQVEMGVAVRMAVLDVLSRDLRRNT
- the plsY gene encoding glycerol-3-phosphate 1-O-acyltransferase PlsY codes for the protein MDDILSTGLAALLAGLLGSIPFGLLLTRAAGLGDIRSIGSGNIGATNVLRTGKKWLAAGTLLLDFGKGVLAVVLVTWLFGAANAPMAALAAVLGHCHPPWLGGKGGKGVATALGVFLGLGWGVFVAAAAGWIVGAATSRISSVGALSAMVVAAITAFLVLRFDAAVAITIIAVYVVMRHEANIQRLITRTEPRIGQGK
- the gatC gene encoding Asp-tRNA(Asn)/Glu-tRNA(Gln) amidotransferase subunit GatC, with product MSLDAATVRRVANLARLRLDDAEVPKLQAEINGILGWIEQLQAVDTDGVEPMAGGSPSPVALPWRADAVTDGGQADAVLRNAPDREGEYFGVPKVVE
- a CDS encoding dihydroorotase, with protein sequence MAHLLITNARLLDPASGLDAPGTLLIENGRIASLTGAPAEGVPVLDAGGACLCPGLVDMRASIGEPGAEHRETIASAAQAAAAGGITTLALLPDTEPALDDPALIEFIIRRGETTGSLTLLPYGAATKHCAGKELSEYGLLREAGAAGFSDGAKAIGSARMMRLALSYARAFGAMVVQHPEDPSLAGTGSATEGELATRLGLPGIPAAAEAIMVARDIALARLTSGHVHFGHVSTGAALDLIRAAKAEGLHVTCDTAPPYFDLNETAIGDFRSYAKLSPPLRREEDRLAVLAALADGTIDAIASDHQPRDADDKRLPFAQAEAGGVGLATLLGVTLAQVHGGNLPLLTALGLMTHRPAALLGLDCGRLAMGAPADLCLFWPDRAWQVKAGQLPGKAQNSPFDGRALEGKVMATFKAGRRVFG
- a CDS encoding glutathione S-transferase family protein, yielding MTIELHTWNTPNGRKISVALEEMGLPYTVVPVDISNKKQFEPSFLEFSPNNRIPAIKDPNGPDGKPITVFESGAILYYLAEKTGRFMPRDLRARVPVMEWLMWQMGGFGPMPGQVHHFLMQPEGPARDYGFTRYHTETKRLYGVLDRRLTGRDFVATAGEPSIADFAILGWAWRHERHQVPFDDLPNVAAWYARMMARPATARGFEVALS